In Trifolium pratense cultivar HEN17-A07 linkage group LG7, ARS_RC_1.1, whole genome shotgun sequence, a genomic segment contains:
- the LOC123899887 gene encoding F-box/kelch-repeat protein At3g23880-like yields MMTAGSKGDGENNGASYQSPTEETVTPISSSSTTPDNSSIDAPSLPFDLVTEILCWIPVKFLLQFCCVCKSWNYLISHDSEFQKKHFRLSTTIHDRLHLILTPRPFSASCEFLLSDILISSIFNNNLSTITATHLNYPLIPNKGRCFGGVSSRDGIFCFAINELSALLFNPSIRKFKLLPPLKNPPLNHYLQTIYTLVYHRFTDNYKIVAVSSDIGRQINVNTHTFGTDHWTKIQNIPNCCRLCGMGISVNDTVNWLVYDSSCSLWVILSLDLEDYSYRKFLHPLSNERSNSKMIFQELKGCLCILSQCANYADVWIMKEHGNEQSWTKLLSVPYMTDARSFAYSRAIYVSEDDQVLMRFFKSRKFGLIIYDFKNDTFKIPTIQNINDQMRPTIYVESLISPFSQY; encoded by the coding sequence ATGATGACGGCAGGTAGCAAAGGCGATGGCGAAAACAACGGCGCTTCTTACCAGTCACCGACGGAGGAAACGGTAACACCAATCTCTTCCTCATCCACAACTCCAGACAATTCATCAATTGACGCGCCGTCACTTCCGTTCGATCTTGTTACAGAAATTCTATGTTGGATCCCTGTGAAATTCCTCCTCCAATTCTGTTGCGTCTGCAAGTCATGGAATTATCTCATCTCTCATGATTCCGAATTTCAAAAGAAGCACTTTCGCCTGTCAACCACAATTCACGACCGCCTCCATCTCATCCTAACTCCTAGGCCCTTCTCCGCCTCATGTGAGTTCCTTCTATCTGATATTTTAATCTCTTCTATTTTCAACAACAACCTTTCCACTATTACTGCTACGCACCTAAACTACCCTCTCATTCCTAACAAAGGACGCTGTTTTGGGGGAGTTTCCTCCCGTGACGGCATCTTCTGTTTTGCGATTAATGAATTGTCAGCTCTTTTATTTAACCCTTCCATTAGAAAGTTTAAGTTATTGCCTCCTTTGAAAAACCCACCACTAAATCACTATTTACAAACCATTTATACCTTAGTGTATCATCGTTTCACTGATAATTATAAGATTGTCGCTGTTTCTTCGGATATTGGTAGACAAATTAATGTTAATACTCATACTTTCGGTACTGATCATTGGACAAAGATCCAAAACATCCCGAATTGTTGCCGCTTATGTGGAATGGGAATATCTGTGAATGACACCGTTAATTGGTTGGTATACGATAGTTCTTGTTCTCTATGGGTCATTCTTTCGCTTGATTTGGAGGATTATTCGTATAGAAAGTTTTTGCATCCTCTCTCTAACGAGCGATCCAACTCTAAGATGATCTTCCAAGAGTTAAAGGGTTGCTTGTGCATCCTCTCTCAATGTGCCAACTATGCTGATGTTTGGATTATGAAGGAACATGGAAATGAGCAATCTTGGACTAAATTATTAAGTGTTCCGTACATGACAGATGCTAGGTCTTTTGCGTATAGCAGAGCAATATATGTTTCGGAAGATGACCAAGTGTTGATGAGGTTTTTTAAGTCGAGGAAATTTGGTTTGATCATCTatgattttaaaaatgataCTTTTAAGATTCctacaattcaaaacatcaatgATCAGATGAGACCAACCATCTATGTTGAGAGTTTGATATCACCTTTTTCTCAATATTAA
- the LOC123899890 gene encoding F-box/kelch-repeat protein At3g23880-like, with product MMTAVSKGDGENNGVSYQSPTEETLTQISSSSTTPDNSIDAPSLPFDLVTEILCWIPVKFLLQFCCVCKSWNYLISHDSEFQKKHFRLSTTIHDRLHLILTPRPSASREFLLSDILISSIFNNNLSTITATPLNYPLTPNRGRSFGGVSYRHGIFCFGIDESSALLFNPSIRKFKLLPPLENPPLNHYLQTNYTLVYHRFTDNYKIVAVSLDINRQININTHTFGTNYWTKIQNIPYCCRLRGVGISVSDTVNWLVYDVSGSSSSLWVILSLDLEEYSYRKFLQPLSNERSDSKMVFQELKGCLCILSNDANHSDVWIMKEHGNEQSWTKLLSVPYMADDRSFLYSSTIYVSEDDQVLMRLLKLRKFGFIIYDFKNNTFKIPKIQNINDQMRPTIYVESLISLFSQY from the coding sequence ATGATGACGGCAGTTAGCAAAGGCGATGGCGAAAACAACGGCGTTTCTTACCAGTCACCGACGGAGGAAACGCTAACACAAATCTCTTCCTCATCCACAACTCCAGACAATTCAATTGACGCGCCGTCACTTCCGTTCGATCTTGTTACAGAAATTCTATGTTGGATCCCTGTGAAATTCCTCCTCCAATTCTGTTGCGTCTGCAAGTCATGGAATTATCTCATCTCTCATGATTCCGAATTTCAAAAGAAGCACTTTCGCTTGTCAACCACAATTCACGACCGCCTCCACCTCATCCTAACTCCTAGACCCTCCGCCTCACGTGAGTTCCTTCTATCTGATATTTTAATCTCTTCTATTTTCAACAACAACCTTTCCACTATTACTGCTACGCCCCTAAACTACCCTCTGACTCCTAATAGAGGACGCAGTTTTGGGGGAGTTTCCTACCGTCACGGCATCTTCTGTTTTGGGATTGATGAATCGTCAGCTCTTTTATTTAACCCTTCCATTAGAAAGTTTAAGTTATTGCCTCCTTTGGAAAACCCACCACTAAATCACTATTTACAAACCAATTATACCCTAGTGTATCATCGTTTCACCGATAACTATAAGATTGTCGCTGTTTCTTTGGATATTAATAGACAAATTAACATTAATACCCATACTTTCGGTACTAATTATTGGACAAAGATCCAAAACATCCCGTATTGTTGCCGCTTACGTGGAGTGGGAATATCTGTGAGTGACACCGTTAATTGGTTGGTATATGATGTTTCTGGTTCTAGTAGTTCTTTATGGGTCATTCTGTCGCTTGATTTGGAGGAGTATTCCTATAGAAAGTTTTTGCAACCTCTCTCTAACGAGCGATCCGACTCTAAGATGGTCTTCCAAGAGTTGAAGGGTTGCTTGTGCATCCTCTCTAACGATGCCAACCATTCTGATGTTTGGATTATGAAAGAACATGGAAATGAGCAATCTTGGACTAAATTATTAAGTGTTCCGTACATGGCAGATGATAGGTCTTTTTTGTATAGCAGTACAATATATGTTTCGGAAGATGACCAAGTGTTGATGAGGCTTTTGAAGTTGAGGAAGTTTGGTTTTATCATCtatgattttaaaaataatacttttaaGATTCctaaaattcaaaacatcaatGATCAGATGAGACCAACTATCTATGTTGAGAGTTTGATATCACTTTTTTCTCAATATTAA